The Chitinophaga flava genome has a segment encoding these proteins:
- a CDS encoding SRPBCC family protein — MKHNLQFDFLVDKKKNTLTIKREFLAGRELVWDCYTKSELLDKWFAPKPLTTKTKSMDFRENGHWHYAMVEPNGTEYWGWTDYLKIKPIDYYTSLDAFCDAAGVINESLPRAEWLVTFTDKGENALVETVVTYKSLSDLEAVVQMGMEQGMIATLEKLDELLSTINPR; from the coding sequence ATGAAACATAATTTGCAGTTTGACTTCCTGGTAGACAAAAAAAAGAATACGCTCACTATCAAACGTGAGTTTTTAGCCGGCCGTGAATTGGTTTGGGACTGCTACACCAAAAGCGAATTGCTGGATAAATGGTTTGCCCCCAAACCCCTGACCACCAAAACCAAATCAATGGACTTCCGTGAAAACGGACATTGGCATTATGCTATGGTGGAACCCAACGGCACAGAGTACTGGGGCTGGACTGATTACCTGAAAATCAAACCCATCGACTACTACACCTCTCTGGATGCTTTCTGTGATGCAGCAGGTGTAATCAATGAAAGCCTGCCCCGCGCTGAGTGGCTGGTAACATTCACCGATAAAGGCGAAAACGCCTTAGTAGAAACGGTAGTGACCTACAAATCGCTTTCCGATCTGGAAGCGGTTGTTCAAATGGGCATGGAACAAGGCATGATCGCTACCCTGGAAAAACTGGATGAACTTCTATCAACTATAAACCCTAGATAA
- a CDS encoding ArsR/SmtB family transcription factor yields MRRDVFQAIADPTRRAIIALLAIQAMTPNAIAEHFDSTRQAVSKHLKILTECELVKQEHQGREIYYQLEIEKMKEIDKWLEQFRKIWENRFQQLDELLATIKKPKK; encoded by the coding sequence TTTCAAGCCATTGCCGACCCCACCCGTAGGGCCATCATCGCTTTGCTGGCCATACAAGCAATGACCCCGAATGCGATTGCAGAACATTTTGATTCGACCAGACAAGCCGTTTCAAAACATTTAAAAATACTGACAGAATGTGAGCTGGTGAAACAAGAGCACCAGGGACGGGAGATTTATTATCAACTTGAAATTGAAAAAATGAAAGAGATAGATAAATGGCTGGAACAATTCAGGAAGATATGGGAAAATCGCTTTCAACAATTAGATGAGCTTTTAGCAACAATTAAAAAACCAAAAAAATGA